The Pseudomonas asiatica genome has a segment encoding these proteins:
- a CDS encoding sensor domain-containing diguanylate cyclase produces MPVDLQALYPRLIHLMLDTVFVVDRDNQIVFVSDACEALLGYRACELIGTPITDYMHPDDLAITRASIVRVMNGQSHYDFRNRYIRKDGGIVHILWAACWSDEADARIGVARDVTAQRKAEEELRFLAHHDPLTRLANRAMFNERLDTALAAARHHNHPLALLFIDINDFKDINDNHGHSVGDRVLCTLARRLEGCVGATDTVARMGGDEFTVLLTDYVSPEAIAEQVARILAAMAEPLGAEFAGIDAPSCSIGVARFPEDGNDADMLLRHADGDMYRIKRQHAAAG; encoded by the coding sequence ATGCCCGTAGACCTGCAAGCGTTATACCCCAGGCTGATCCACCTGATGCTGGACACGGTGTTCGTGGTCGACCGGGACAACCAGATCGTTTTCGTCAGCGATGCCTGCGAGGCGCTGCTGGGCTACCGGGCCTGCGAACTGATCGGCACCCCGATCACCGATTACATGCACCCTGACGACCTGGCGATCACCCGCGCATCGATCGTCCGGGTGATGAACGGCCAATCCCACTACGACTTCCGCAACCGCTACATCCGCAAGGATGGCGGTATCGTGCATATCCTGTGGGCCGCCTGCTGGTCCGATGAGGCCGATGCCCGCATCGGTGTGGCGCGGGATGTCACCGCCCAACGTAAGGCCGAGGAGGAACTGCGCTTCCTGGCCCACCACGACCCACTCACTCGCCTGGCCAACCGGGCCATGTTCAATGAGCGGCTGGACACCGCCCTTGCCGCGGCCCGGCACCACAACCACCCGCTGGCGTTGCTGTTCATCGATATCAATGACTTCAAGGACATCAACGACAACCATGGCCACAGCGTGGGTGACCGGGTGCTGTGCACCCTGGCCCGGCGCCTGGAAGGCTGCGTAGGTGCGACCGATACAGTGGCGCGGATGGGTGGTGACGAGTTCACCGTGCTGCTGACCGACTACGTGTCGCCAGAGGCCATCGCCGAGCAGGTGGCACGCATCCTGGCCGCCATGGCGGAGCCACTCGGCGCCGAGTTTGCGGGCATCGATGCGCCATCCTGCAGCATTGGCGTGGCCCGTTTCCCCGAGGACGGCAACGATGCCGACATGCTGCTGCGCCATGCTGATGGCGATATGTACCGGATCAAGCGACAGCACGCTGCGGCCGGCTGA
- a CDS encoding class I SAM-dependent methyltransferase yields the protein MRNPEDALLDSWQHNAQAWIDAVRSGSIESRRQVTDQAILLVILGRQPERVLDLGCGEGWLLRALGDRGVEAVGVDGDRALVDAARAAGSAEVHLASYAQLAAGQAYVGKDYDLICANFALLQQDIIPLLAAMNALLAPGGALVIQTLHPWGVADGDYQDGWREEAFAGFAGDWQVMPWYFRTLASWLNALDMAGLRLVSLQEPQHPQSALPQSLLLVAERP from the coding sequence ATGCGCAACCCTGAAGACGCCTTGCTCGACAGCTGGCAGCACAACGCCCAGGCCTGGATCGATGCGGTACGCAGCGGCAGTATCGAGAGCCGCCGCCAGGTCACCGACCAGGCCATCCTGCTGGTCATTCTTGGCCGCCAGCCCGAACGGGTGCTCGACCTGGGCTGTGGTGAAGGCTGGCTGTTGCGCGCGCTGGGCGACCGGGGTGTCGAGGCGGTAGGTGTGGATGGAGACCGGGCGCTGGTGGATGCCGCGCGTGCTGCAGGTTCCGCCGAGGTGCACCTGGCCAGCTATGCACAGCTGGCCGCCGGGCAGGCCTATGTTGGCAAGGACTATGACCTGATCTGCGCCAACTTCGCCCTGTTGCAGCAGGACATCATCCCGCTGCTGGCGGCGATGAATGCGTTGCTGGCGCCCGGCGGTGCGCTGGTGATCCAGACCCTGCACCCGTGGGGCGTGGCGGATGGGGATTACCAGGATGGCTGGCGGGAGGAGGCGTTTGCCGGGTTCGCCGGGGATTGGCAGGTGATGCCGTGGTACTTCCGTACCCTGGCCAGCTGGTTGAACGCGCTGGACATGGCGGGGTTGCGGCTGGTCAGCCTGCAGGAGCCACAGCACCCGCAGAGTGCGCTGCCGCAGTCGCTGCTGTTGGTGGCCGAACGCCCTTGA